A genomic window from Streptomyces sp. MST-110588 includes:
- a CDS encoding FAD-dependent monooxygenase, with the protein MKSVLISGAGIAGLALAHRLSHHGYAPTVVERAPAVRAGGQAIDVRGVALDVLERMNLLDQARRARTRMRGMSMLDGEGNELWRSTEMTFSSGRLDSEDIELLREDLTQLLYRNMPEGVEYLFGDSISALQEEPHGVRVGFEGGGSRMFDLVVGADGLRSKVRHLAFGAKSHFVRHLGSYVAVFTTENFLDLDDWQVWLQDGSGSATYCLYPARENTELRATVGFSSEPLTYDHRDPEQHKALLADRLSQVRWETPRLLKAMWAAPDFYFDAMAQVRMERWSQGRVVLLGDAGYCPSPLSGQGSSLALAGAYVLAEELSGAAGDHRCAFARYEERLRPFVELNQALATENPGQGADEESVERAKNAISLD; encoded by the coding sequence CCACCACGGATACGCCCCGACGGTGGTCGAGCGTGCCCCTGCCGTACGTGCGGGCGGTCAGGCCATCGACGTCCGCGGGGTGGCTCTGGACGTACTGGAGCGGATGAATCTGCTGGATCAGGCGCGGCGCGCCCGTACGCGGATGCGCGGGATGTCGATGCTGGACGGGGAGGGCAACGAGCTGTGGCGCTCCACCGAGATGACGTTCAGCAGCGGGCGGCTGGACAGCGAGGACATCGAGCTGCTGCGCGAGGACCTGACGCAACTGCTGTACCGGAACATGCCGGAGGGTGTCGAGTACCTGTTCGGTGACTCCATATCGGCCCTCCAAGAGGAGCCGCACGGCGTACGGGTCGGCTTCGAAGGGGGCGGGAGCCGCATGTTCGACCTCGTGGTCGGGGCGGACGGCCTGCGCTCCAAGGTCCGGCACCTGGCCTTCGGTGCCAAGAGCCACTTCGTGCGCCATCTCGGTTCGTACGTCGCCGTCTTCACCACCGAGAACTTCCTGGACCTGGACGACTGGCAGGTGTGGCTCCAGGATGGTTCGGGCTCGGCCACCTACTGCCTCTATCCCGCGCGCGAGAACACCGAACTGCGGGCCACGGTCGGCTTTTCCTCGGAACCCCTCACCTACGACCACCGCGACCCGGAGCAGCACAAGGCCCTGCTGGCCGACCGGCTGTCGCAGGTGCGCTGGGAGACACCGCGTCTGCTGAAGGCCATGTGGGCGGCGCCCGACTTCTACTTCGACGCGATGGCGCAGGTGCGCATGGAGCGCTGGTCGCAGGGCAGGGTGGTGCTGTTGGGGGACGCGGGCTACTGTCCTTCGCCGCTGTCCGGCCAGGGCAGCAGCCTGGCGCTGGCGGGCGCGTACGTACTGGCCGAGGAGCTGAGCGGGGCGGCGGGTGACCACCGTTGCGCATTCGCCCGCTACGAGGAGCGCCTGCGCCCGTTCGTCGAGCTCAACCAGGCGCTCGCCACGGAAAACCCGGGGCAGGGCGCCGACGAGGAATCCGTCGAGCGTGCCAAGAACGCGATCAGCTTGGACTGA